The nucleotide sequence ATATCGGCAAACTCATCCCCTCGCCCATCGCTTCCTCGAGGATTACAAAACATAACAACATAACCTTCGTTTGCCCAATACTGCATTTCATGGAAAAAAACATCTCCACCATAAACGGTTTTTGGACCACCATGAATATCTAAGATTGCAGGGTATTTTTTGTTCTCTTCAAAATTTACAGGTTTCATAACCCATCCTTCTATTTCTATCTCACCTTTACCAAGGAAGGTTATCCTTTCTGGCTTAGATAAAGTTTTTTCTTTTACTACCCATTCGTTGAAAGTAGTTAGTTGTTTCTCTTCATTGCCTTCTAATTCGTATAGTTCTTGAAGTTTCACATCTCTCATTCCTACAAAGATAATACGATCTTTAAATACATCGAAACCATCAACGGATCCGCCTTGTGTGGTTAATTTTTCTCTCTTACCTCTCTCATCTATTCTATTTATGAAAGAACTGCCATACTCTGTTGTTTCAAAATAAAGGTAATTGTCTTCCACTTTGAATTCACTGTTAGAACCATATCTACAATCAGAACCTACAGAACTCCAAGTACTAAAATCAAAATCAGTTTGAATTTGTTTCACTTCTTTTGTTTGTAAATCCATTAAATAAAATTTGGGATTTTCATTGATTCCGTACTCTTTCATGTTGGAACCTAAGAAGATTATTTTCTCTTTTAGAAAGTCTGCATATACGTAATTGAAAGGGTCTTCATGTGTTAATTTCTCTAAACTTTCTTTCTTTAAGTCATATAAATAAAGATCGGATCTTATTTCCATTTTATCTTTAAAAGGGTTGGAAATAAAAAGCATTAAATCTTTTTCTTTATTCAATTTAAAACCTTCAACGTTCGTCAATTCGTCTGTTATAGGGGTAACTTTCTTATCTTCTAACGTATAAATGTATAATCTATTTCTTTTCTTATTGGTAAATCCTCTTCCGTTCGACCAGAAAGGTATTTCATCTAAAACTTCGTAGTCTTTTTCTTCTTTGAGCTTATCCAGTTCTTTTTCTTTTTCTTCCTTTGAAAGGTTCTCCAAATTTTTATATTTCGGGTCATAAATACCAGTTACAACAAACTTATCTTTAGATATGGGTTCGATATCTGATGCAAAGAATGGGAGTTCGAAATATTTTTGAGCTTCTCCACCTTTGATGTTTATTATATAATAAATTGTAAAAGGTTCTCCTTTTTCCTTCCTCTTTTTATCCTTTTCCTCTCTCACCGTTGAGAAGATGATATTCTCATCGTCCAACCAAACATAAGAGCTTTCTTGATTGAAAGCGGTAAGTTTGTTGATCGTTTTATTATCAACATTGTAAAGCCATATGTTTGAAAGATACTTGTTCTCATCTACATCCATTTCAGATACAACAAAAGCTAAGTTTTTACCGTTCGGTGAAAATTTTGTGTTAGATATAAACTTGTACTTTGTAAAATCCTCTAAAACTAATTTCTCCATTACACTACCTCCTCACGAAATATAATTATTACTGTCGTTAGAAACTCTAGTGCTCGCACCTTTTTAAAATCAAAACCTAATTTTCAGTTTGATAGATCTTTGGTTGAGATATTTCAACAAAAGGATCATCTTGAAATATTAAAGCGTTACTTTCCATACTTTCTTGCCTATCAATGTTATCTATAATTTCTGGACCATAGGTAAGCTGATACAAAGAGTAATTATAAGGGATCCCTATTTCTTTCAATCTTTTAATATCTCTCAACCAATCTGGTTCTTCAACTGGAGCATCTGATGAAATAAAAAGAGACACTTGTGATCTGTATAAATCATAAAATCTAAAGGCATCATTTACCCTTTCACCTAATCTATCTTCAATAAAAACCTTATCGGATTCCATGAATTGAGGTTGTATGTCTACAATAAGGTTATGTTTTTTAATCCTTTCTATTTGATTAGATCTAAGAACTATAGCATGAATTATTCTATGTCTTAATTTAGGATTGACCTTTTCAAAAACTCGTAAAATTTGTTCTATAGCCCCGTCTCCTATAGCATGAGCAGCTAAATGAAGCCCATTGTTTTCACAAAATTCAACGACCTCAGTCAACTCAGTATCTTCCCATAATTTTTCCCCGTACGTATTGGAATCGTTGTACTTATTAAGCAATAAAGCTGTTCGTGCTCCTAGGGAACCATCCAAGTATATTTTAACACATTTAAATTCGTTAAAGTATCCTAGTTCATAATATTTTGAAAGCTCACTATAATCCTTAACGGCAACTTTTTCATATACAAAAAACTCATTATCATGTACAAACGGCAAGTTATCTTTAGAAATACCATGTAAATCATCTGAATGGACAAAACCATAACCTTTATTTTTTAGATACTTCTTTGAGGTTTCGTAATTATTTTTTACGTCTGTGAAAGGGCCAAAGGTTTCATAAAATTTATCGATTGCACTTTCTTTGATTTTTCCTTCTTCAAAATCCACGTAATTAATTGAATCTGAAAAATTAATACTCTCAAAAACCTTTGAATTCACAACCGCAAAATGTCCGCATCTTCTAACCAGCATGATGGGGATTTCTCTATTTATTGAATCCAAAAAATCTTTATCGGGATTTGCAAACTCTTCAGTCCAACCTCTTAAAACAATTTTATTCGATCTTTTAATGACAATTTCTTCTATAATACCCTTAATTTCAGATATTTTCTTTTTCTCCAAAGTTGGTTGAGAAAGCTTTTCTCCCAATCCCAATATATGTAAATGTGAATCTGTTATCAATGGAGTAACAAATATCTGCTTGTTGTGTTTGGTACTTAAAAATTTAAACTTACCACTTCGACTGAGTTTAAACAAAATTCACTTTCCCCCTTTTTAGGTCTCTATTTCCTATTTCTTATTACAATATTTTACCATTAATTTTTTTTATTTTTTAAATTAAGTACAAGTTTCAATTTTTAAGATTTATGCTCATAATTGACTATAAAGATTAATAGTTGACTGAGATCGTAAATAATCGGTTGCTATTAAGATTGCTTTGATAAATAATTGTTGGTATAATGTTTTTGTGTGCATCGTGCAAATAATTATTTTGTCATTTATATTAAGGTTTAAAAAAGGTGATTTGATTGATTTTAAAAAACGAAACTCAATTGAAAATATTACGTGAAATATGGCTAAAGAAAAAAACAACTATGTTAGAAATTAGTAATAATCTAGGAATAGATAGATCAAACGTATCTAGAAATTTAAAAAACTTAAGAAGTATAGGTTTAGTTTATTATTCTGACAACAAGATAAAAAATACCAATCGTGGCAGAAAGACTTTACAATTACAAATCAATTACTCTTTTGCATACAATATAGGAATCGCAGTTACAGAAAATTTTTTTCTTGTTTTATTGATGGATCTGAATTTTAACGTAATTAGAAAAGAAACAATTTTCAAAGAAGTGAATGAAAAAACAATAGTAGATGATTTGATTAATTGCATAGAAATTTTTTCGGATTTTTTAGAGCAGGTTCTCTTCATAGCAATATCTTTCCCGGAACCGGTTGATGATGAAAAAGGGTTGATCTTATCTTCTGGTATTTTCCCTATAAAAGATATGTATTTGAAGAATATATTGGAGGAACGAATAAACATTCCAGTTCATTTAGAAAATGACGCAAATGCAGGAGCTATCTATCACTATTATAAGAATAATGGTATTTATAGATTTATAAATTTCATGTTTTTAAGTTTTTATGTTAATAGAAAAAGTATTAATGCAATTCAAGGGAACGGAATAATAATTAACGGTGAGATTTATAAAGGGGCTCATAGTTTTGCGGGGGAAGCACCTGTAATTATTCCAATTTGGAAACAGAACGAAAAAGATTATATGGATATTTTAAAATTCCAACAGTATATCAAAGATGAAAAAAAATCTCATATCTTGAAAGATTACATTGATATATACTCAAAAGCAGCTTCGATAATCATTAATTTTTTAGATCCTGAAATTTTTATATTCGGAGGACATACAGAGATACTTCCGGACTTTTCATTAGAATCTATGGTTATTAAAACAAAAGAAAAAATTATAGATAATGAAAGAAGAAAGATAAAAATCTATATCGATAATGATGGTTTAGAAAGCATAGCAAAAGGTTCCACCATGGCTTTTATGAGTAAAATTATGAACAATTACAACATGGCAAATAAGGTTTTCCTTAAGTTGAAGAAACCAGCATTTTCCCATCTTTGATTCCTTTTTTACTCCATTTTTATACTTTAAAAGTATTCAAAAGCGGAAGTTTTTTCGTAGTGAAAAACTGGTGAAATCAAAAAAGGAGGTAAGTTAGCATGAAAAAGAAAGTATGGCTAGTAACGTTGTTTGTTCTGTTGGTTGGCATGGTATTTTCCCAGGTCTTACCAACAATTCCAAGAAATGAAACACTCATCGTGGATAACCTACATGGACGTGTTGGTAACCCTGGAAACTTCAACTTATGGATACCAGGATCTCTCGCTGGTCATGGCCCTCAACAGGTATTGATGGATGCTCTATGGTATGTTGATCCACAAACAGGTGAATGGATAAACGCCTTAGCTGCCCAAGAACCTATTTACAACGACGATTTTACACAAATAACCATTAAACTCAGACAAGGACTTTATTGGAGTGATGGTGTTCCTTTCACCGCTGACGATGTAGTATTTACTGTAAAAAACATTGCAAGCCATCCAGGTATGAATTCAAGTGCACAAATTCAAATGTACGTAAAAGACATTTACAAAACGGATGATTACACTGTAGTTATAGAACTTAATTCCCCCAATCCAAAAGCTCACAACATTTTTACTTCTTTAGTTTATGGAGCTCTTTTTATTCAGCCAAAACACATATGGGAGAAAGTAGATAATCCATTAACTTTCACCTTCAACCCTCCTGTTTCAATAGGCCCGTATGTACTTGATAGCTACGATCCTCAAGGGTATTGGTTCTTATTCAAAAAACGCGAGGATTGGCAAAGAACAAGCGTTGGTCAACTGTATGGAGAACCAAAGCCTAACTATGTTCTCTTTATTTACTACGGTACGGATGACAGAAAAGTTGCGGCTCAAGCCCGCCATGAACTGGACATGATTTTCGATTTAACTCCAGAAGCTTTCGAAGTCTTAAGGGCTAGAAACGAGTATTCCGTCGTATGGTACGAAGATTTTCCTTGGGCGTGGATGGATGATGTTAACTCAAGAGGAATGTTCCTTAACAACGCTAGATATCCTTTAGATAACAAAGATGTCAGATGGGCATTAACCTTGGCAATAAACATTGAGGATGTTGTTATTTCGGGATATGCTGGAATAGAGAGAGTAACCGCTCTTCACTCGTGTCCAACTCAGTATTTCACTGAGATTTATTATGAACCTCTAGAACCATGGCTCGAAAACTTCACACTGGATGATGGATATAAACCTTACGATACAAACGTTGCCTACAGAATAGCAGAATGGGCTGAAGAATCTTACAATATTGAAGTGGAAGATCCCGAAGCGGTCTGGGGAATAGGTTGGTGGAAATATGATCCTCAAGAGGCAGAAAAATTACTTTTAGACAATGGATTTTCAAAAGACAGAAATGGAAGATGGTTGCTACCAGATGGTACTCCATGGAAGATCAGCATAATTGCACCGGCAGATTTTGAAATAGATGCTACAAGATTAGCATTTGCAGTAGCTGATCAATGGAGAAAGTTTGGTGTTCAAGTTAATGTTGAAACCTTAGAAGCAGGCCCATTATGGACAAGACAAGCTCTCGGAGATTACGATGTTGGCTCTTTCTGGGGTGGGATGTTAGCATCCTCAGGTATTCCAGATATTTGGACGTTCATCAATGGTTTTAAATCTGATTTCTACACTCCTTTAGGAACCGCAGTTACAACTCCAAATAATTATAGATGGAAGGTTCCAGATAAAGTAGATCAAATAATTGATGATATGGGTGCTTCTTACTTTGCAGACCCGAAAGTTGTGGAATTGACAAAAGAATTCTACAAAGTAGCCGTTGAAGAAATGCCTGTGATTCCAATGGTAATAAACAAAAAATTCAATGCCAATGATAACTATTATTGGA is from Petrotoga mexicana DSM 14811 and encodes:
- a CDS encoding S9 family peptidase, which produces MEKLVLEDFTKYKFISNTKFSPNGKNLAFVVSEMDVDENKYLSNIWLYNVDNKTINKLTAFNQESSYVWLDDENIIFSTVREEKDKKRKEKGEPFTIYYIINIKGGEAQKYFELPFFASDIEPISKDKFVVTGIYDPKYKNLENLSKEEKEKELDKLKEEKDYEVLDEIPFWSNGRGFTNKKRNRLYIYTLEDKKVTPITDELTNVEGFKLNKEKDLMLFISNPFKDKMEIRSDLYLYDLKKESLEKLTHEDPFNYVYADFLKEKIIFLGSNMKEYGINENPKFYLMDLQTKEVKQIQTDFDFSTWSSVGSDCRYGSNSEFKVEDNYLYFETTEYGSSFINRIDERGKREKLTTQGGSVDGFDVFKDRIIFVGMRDVKLQELYELEGNEEKQLTTFNEWVVKEKTLSKPERITFLGKGEIEIEGWVMKPVNFEENKKYPAILDIHGGPKTVYGGDVFFHEMQYWANEGYVVMFCNPRGSDGRGDEFADIRGKYGTIDYEDIMNFVDKVLEKFSFIDGSRIGVTGGSYGGYMTNWIIGHTDRFKAAASQRSIANWIAKFGTTDIGYYFVEDQQAATPWSDYEKLWFHSPMKYADNVKTPTLFIHSEEDYRCWLAEGLQMFTSLKYNGVESKLVMFRGENHELSRSGKPKHRIRRLKEITTWFDSYLK
- a CDS encoding amidohydrolase family protein, whose product is MFKLSRSGKFKFLSTKHNKQIFVTPLITDSHLHILGLGEKLSQPTLEKKKISEIKGIIEEIVIKRSNKIVLRGWTEEFANPDKDFLDSINREIPIMLVRRCGHFAVVNSKVFESINFSDSINYVDFEEGKIKESAIDKFYETFGPFTDVKNNYETSKKYLKNKGYGFVHSDDLHGISKDNLPFVHDNEFFVYEKVAVKDYSELSKYYELGYFNEFKCVKIYLDGSLGARTALLLNKYNDSNTYGEKLWEDTELTEVVEFCENNGLHLAAHAIGDGAIEQILRVFEKVNPKLRHRIIHAIVLRSNQIERIKKHNLIVDIQPQFMESDKVFIEDRLGERVNDAFRFYDLYRSQVSLFISSDAPVEEPDWLRDIKRLKEIGIPYNYSLYQLTYGPEIIDNIDRQESMESNALIFQDDPFVEISQPKIYQTEN
- a CDS encoding ROK family transcriptional regulator, producing MILKNETQLKILREIWLKKKTTMLEISNNLGIDRSNVSRNLKNLRSIGLVYYSDNKIKNTNRGRKTLQLQINYSFAYNIGIAVTENFFLVLLMDLNFNVIRKETIFKEVNEKTIVDDLINCIEIFSDFLEQVLFIAISFPEPVDDEKGLILSSGIFPIKDMYLKNILEERINIPVHLENDANAGAIYHYYKNNGIYRFINFMFLSFYVNRKSINAIQGNGIIINGEIYKGAHSFAGEAPVIIPIWKQNEKDYMDILKFQQYIKDEKKSHILKDYIDIYSKAASIIINFLDPEIFIFGGHTEILPDFSLESMVIKTKEKIIDNERRKIKIYIDNDGLESIAKGSTMAFMSKIMNNYNMANKVFLKLKKPAFSHL
- a CDS encoding ABC transporter substrate-binding protein, whose protein sequence is MKKKVWLVTLFVLLVGMVFSQVLPTIPRNETLIVDNLHGRVGNPGNFNLWIPGSLAGHGPQQVLMDALWYVDPQTGEWINALAAQEPIYNDDFTQITIKLRQGLYWSDGVPFTADDVVFTVKNIASHPGMNSSAQIQMYVKDIYKTDDYTVVIELNSPNPKAHNIFTSLVYGALFIQPKHIWEKVDNPLTFTFNPPVSIGPYVLDSYDPQGYWFLFKKREDWQRTSVGQLYGEPKPNYVLFIYYGTDDRKVAAQARHELDMIFDLTPEAFEVLRARNEYSVVWYEDFPWAWMDDVNSRGMFLNNARYPLDNKDVRWALTLAINIEDVVISGYAGIERVTALHSCPTQYFTEIYYEPLEPWLENFTLDDGYKPYDTNVAYRIAEWAEESYNIEVEDPEAVWGIGWWKYDPQEAEKLLLDNGFSKDRNGRWLLPDGTPWKISIIAPADFEIDATRLAFAVADQWRKFGVQVNVETLEAGPLWTRQALGDYDVGSFWGGMLASSGIPDIWTFINGFKSDFYTPLGTAVTTPNNYRWKVPDKVDQIIDDMGASYFADPKVVELTKEFYKVAVEEMPVIPMVINKKFNANDNYYWTNYPNANNPYMANVSWWAEFKFMLPRLEPTGRK